One segment of Castanea sativa cultivar Marrone di Chiusa Pesio chromosome 3, ASM4071231v1 DNA contains the following:
- the LOC142629245 gene encoding PI-PLC X domain-containing protein At5g67130-like, producing MGLLESIPLVIISVLLSVTAIVDACSNGGCKLLEECSSTPDCAAGLLCGSCPIRFHRERCIRSTFTDQFKLLNNSLPFNKYAYLTTHNSFAIAGEPSHTGIPRLALPNQEDSITQQLNDGVRALMLDTYDFKDDIWLCHSFEGKCYDFTAFSPAIDTLKEVEAFLGANPSEIITLILEDYVESPNGLTKVFNASGLTKYWFPVSNMPQNGQDWPLVKDMVANNQRLIVFTSKRQKQESEGIAYQWNFMVENMYGDDGMHSGSCPNRGESAALNDKTKSLVLVNYFRSAPIKQASCVDNSPELLNMLQTCYGAAGNRWANFVAVDFYKRSDGRGAFQAVDKLNGKLLCGCDDVNACVPGSSTTCNP from the exons ATGGGTCTCTTGGAAAGCATTCCCTTGGTTATAATTTCAGTTCTTCTCAGTGTTACTGCCATCGTTGATGCATGTTCCAATGGAGGATGCAAG CTCCTAGAGGAATGCTCATCAACTCCAGATTGTGCGGCTGGTCTATTGTGTGGCTCTTGTCCTATAAGATTTCATCGTGAAAGATGCATAAGATCAACCTTTACAGACCAATTCAAGTTGctg AACAATTCCTTACCTTTCAACAAATATGCATATTTGACAACCCACAATTCTTTTGCCATTGCTGGAGAACCATCCCATACCGGGATTCCTCGACTTGCATTGCCAAATCAAGAGGACAGTATCACACAACAACTAAAT GATGGAGTTCGAGCCTTAATGTTGGACACATATGACTTCAAGGATGACATTTGGTTGTGCCATTCATTTGAAGGAAAATGTTATGACTTTACTGCCTTT aGCCCTGCTATAGACACTTTGAAGGAAGTAGAAGCCTTCTTAGGAGCAAATCCATCAGAAATCATAACTCTAATTTTGGAAGACTATGTAGAGTCCCCAAATGGATTAACAAAGGTTTTTAATGCTTCTGGTTTGACGAAGTACTGGTTTCCAGTGTCAAACATGCCTCAAAATGGTCAAGATTGGCCTCTTGTCAAAGATATGGTAGCTAATAATCAAAGGCTTATTGTCTTCACCTCCAAGAGACAAAAGCAAGAAAGCGAAGGAATAGCTTATCAATGGAACTTCATGGTAGAAAATATGT ATGGGGATGATGGAATGCATTCAGGAAGCTGTCCTAACCGTGGGGAGTCAGCAGCACTCAATGACAAAACTAAGTCTTTGGTTCTGGTAAATTACTTCAGGTCAGCTCCAATTAAGCAAGCCTCATGTGTCGACAATTCACCAGAGCTCCTTAATATGCTTCAAACATGTTATGGAGCAGCTGGTAACCGATGGGCTAACTTTGTTGCTGTTGACTTCTACAAG AGGAGTGATGGTAGAGGAGCATTTCAAGCTGTAGACAAATTGAATGGGAAGCTATTGTGTGGCTGCGATGATGTAAATGCCTGCGTG CCTGGATCGTCAACAACGTGCAATCCATAG
- the LOC142628232 gene encoding transcription elongation factor SPT4 homolog 2-like: MGSSNVPPAQIPTSFGHELRACLRCRLIKTYDQFRESGCENCPFFKMDEDHERVVDCTTPNFNGIISVMDPTKSWAARWLRIGKFAPGCYTLAVSEALPEDLKNLCEDERVQYLPPKGV; encoded by the exons ATGGGAAGCAGCAACGTTCCACCGGCACAAATTCCGACGAGCTTCGGACACGAACTTCGAGCTTGCCTTCGTTGTCGCCTCATCAAAACCTACGATCAG TTCAGAGAATCAGGATGCGAGAACTGTCCCTTCTTCAAAATGGACGAGGATCACGAGCGTGTCGTCGATTGCACCACTCCTAATTTCAACGG GATAATTTCAGTTATGGATCCTACTAAAAGTTGGGCTGCTCGATGGTTACGAATTG GAAAATTTGCCCCTGGCTGTTACACTCTTGCAGTCTCAGAGGCTCTTCCCGAGGACTTGAAG aatttatGTGAAGATGAGCGTGTGCAATATTTGCCACCAAAAGGTGTATGA
- the LOC142627257 gene encoding lipoyl synthase, chloroplastic: MPLSHSNTKLRHLFYKHKHKLRHSFFLSGNPRFIIVIKSHTHKTMIQQSFYKTSPIPKTPFPKPPHSKYIRTRIHCESLNSPSSSTTTTAKTQSLSNSTNGPYPGGMGPHTGRDPNVKKPEWLRQRAPQGERFNEVKGSLSRLKLNTVCEEAQCPNIGECWNGGGDGIATATIMVLGDTCTRGCRFCAVKTSRNPAPPDPLEPQHTAEAIASWGVDYIVLTSVDRDDLPDGGSGHFAQTVKAMKQLKPEIMVECLTSDFRGDLKAVDALVHSGLDVFAHNIETVKRLQRIVRDPRAGYEQSLSVLRHAKISKKGMITKSSIMLGLGESDDELKEAMADLRAIDVDILTLGQYLQPTPLHLTVKEYVTPEKFAFWKEYGESIGFRYVASGPLVRSSYRAGELFVKTMVRDKATSTAGTSY; this comes from the exons ATGCCACTTTCTCATAGTAACACCAAACTTAGACATCTTttttacaaacacaaacacaaactcagacactctttctttctctcgGGAAATCCCAGATTCATCATCGTAAtcaaatcacacacacacaaaacaatgATTCAACAGTCATTTTATAAAACTTCTCCAATCCCAAAAACCCCATTTCCAAAACCCCCACATTCCAAATATATCAGAACCAGAATTCATTGTGAGTCCCTGAattcaccatcatcatcaacaacaacaacagcaaaaaCACAATCTTTATCGAACTCAACAAATGGGCCATACCCAGGAGGAATGGGACCCCACACAGGGAGAGACCCAAATGTGAAAAAGCCAGAGTGGTTGAGACAGAGAGCCCCTCAGGGTGAGAGGTTCAATGAGGTCAAGGGCTCGCTCTCACGCTTGAAGCTCAACACGGTTTGTGAGGAAGCTCAGTGTCCTAACATTGGAGAGTGTTGGAATGGTGGTGGAGATGGTATTGCAACTGCAACTATAATGGTCCTTGGGGATACTTGTACTCGTGGGTGTAGATTTTGTGCTGTCAAAACTAGTAGAAACCCTGCTCCTCCTGATCCTTTGGAGCCACAGCACACTGCTGAGGCTATTGCAAGTTGGGG TGTGGACTATATTGTTCTAACGAGTGTAGATCGTGATGATCTACCTGATGGTGGAAGTGGGCATTTTGCTCAAACTGTCAAAGCTATGAAG CAACTCAAGCCTGAGATTATGGTTGAGTGTCTAACTTCTGATTTTCGGGGGGACTTGAAGGCTGTAGATGCTCTGGTACACTCAGGATTGGATGTGTTTGCCCACAACATTGAGACTGTGAAACGGCTCCAAAGAATTGTCAGAGATCCAAGGGCTGG GTATGAACAAAGCTTGTCAGTTTTAAGACATGCAAAAATCAGCAAGAAGGGCATGATAACAAAATCTTCTATAATGTTGGGCCTTGGAGAATCTGATGATGAGTTGAAAGAAGCTATGGCTGATTTAAGGGCTATTGATGTTGATATTTTGACTCTTGGACAGTATTTACAG CCAACTCCACTACACCTGACTGTCAAAGAATATGTCACCCCTGAAAAGTTTGCTTTCTGGAAGGAATATGGGGAGTCCATTGGATTTCGTTATGTAGCCAGTGGACCACTG GTCCGATCCTCGTATAGAGCTGGCGAGCTTTTTGTCAAGACAATGGTTAGAGATAAGGCTACCAGCACTGCTGGCACATCATATTGA